The following coding sequences are from one Candidatus Methylomirabilota bacterium window:
- a CDS encoding CoA transferase, with protein sequence MTLPLAPYTVIDLTRARSGPTCVRQLADMGAQVVQISAREDVEGDFPRRGFDSQNLHRNKRSLTLDLKSPRGIQIIHKLVKNADVVVENFRPDVKTRLGIDYETLSRINPRLIYGSISGFGQDGPYRDRPGYDQIAQGMGGLMSITGLPGQGPVRVGIPVADLTAGIFLAQGILVALLERERSGKGQWVHTSLLQAMVTMLDFQAARWLIGKEIPPQAGNDHPTAIPTGVFRTADGHLNIAASGQHMFRRLCETLGTEPLLDDPRFRTAPDRSKNRKALAGELERAFGKRTTQEWVELLNAKGVPSGPILDVQQVYDNEQIRHLKMAVPVAHPALGELHLQAPPVTLSRTPGRVRTPAPDTGEHNDEILTELGYSAADIASLRHDKVI encoded by the coding sequence ATGACGCTGCCGCTGGCCCCCTACACCGTGATCGATCTCACTCGCGCCCGCTCGGGCCCCACCTGCGTGCGCCAGCTCGCCGACATGGGCGCGCAGGTCGTCCAGATCTCCGCGCGCGAGGACGTGGAGGGCGACTTCCCGCGGCGCGGCTTCGACTCCCAGAACCTCCACCGCAACAAGCGCTCGCTCACGCTGGACCTGAAGTCGCCGCGCGGGATCCAGATCATCCACAAGCTGGTCAAGAATGCGGATGTCGTCGTGGAGAACTTCCGGCCCGACGTCAAGACGCGGCTCGGCATCGACTACGAGACGCTCTCCCGCATCAACCCGCGGCTGATCTACGGCAGTATCTCGGGCTTCGGCCAGGACGGGCCGTATCGCGATCGTCCCGGCTACGATCAGATCGCCCAGGGCATGGGCGGGCTCATGTCCATCACCGGCCTGCCCGGCCAGGGGCCGGTCCGCGTGGGCATCCCGGTGGCCGATCTGACCGCCGGCATCTTCCTGGCCCAGGGCATCTTGGTGGCGCTGCTCGAGCGCGAGCGCTCCGGGAAGGGTCAGTGGGTGCACACCTCGCTGCTCCAGGCGATGGTCACGATGCTCGACTTCCAGGCCGCCCGCTGGCTGATCGGCAAGGAGATTCCGCCGCAGGCCGGCAACGACCATCCCACCGCGATCCCGACCGGCGTGTTCCGGACCGCCGACGGCCACCTCAACATCGCGGCCTCGGGCCAGCACATGTTCCGGCGCCTGTGCGAGACGCTGGGCACCGAGCCGCTGCTGGACGATCCGCGCTTCCGCACTGCCCCGGATCGATCGAAGAACCGCAAGGCCCTCGCGGGCGAGCTGGAGCGGGCCTTCGGCAAGCGCACGACCCAGGAGTGGGTGGAGCTGCTCAACGCCAAGGGCGTGCCGTCGGGGCCGATCCTCGACGTCCAGCAGGTGTACGACAACGAGCAGATTCGGCATCTGAAGATGGCGGTGCCGGTGGCGCATCCGGCGCTCGGCGAGCTGCACCTGCAGGCGCCGCCGGTCACGCTGTCCCGCACGCCCGGGCGCGTGCGCACGCCGGCGCCCGACACCGGCGAGCACAACGACGAGATCCTGACCGAGCTCGGCTACTCCGCCGCCGATATCGCCTCCCTTCGCCACGACAAAGTCATCTAG
- a CDS encoding aldolase/citrate lyase family protein — translation MRENALKKIWGRGEAVVNGWLSIPSGFSAEVMAHQGFDSLTIDMQHGVVDYQVAVSMLQGISTLGVVPLARVPWNDPARLMKILDAGAYGVICPMINTPQEAEAMVRACKYPPRGYRSWGPVRASLYAGGDYGDHANVETIVMPMIETAEALKNLDDILSVDGVDAIYVGPSDLSLAMGLKPRLDQTDAPVVDAQKKIAAACKRHNVVAGIHNATATYALKMIAEGYQFVTLASDSRHMAAKAAEEVGIVRKTGTKTGKLPAY, via the coding sequence ATGAGAGAGAACGCGCTGAAGAAGATCTGGGGCAGGGGTGAGGCGGTGGTCAACGGCTGGCTGTCCATTCCGAGCGGCTTCTCGGCCGAGGTGATGGCCCACCAGGGGTTCGACTCGCTCACCATCGACATGCAGCACGGCGTGGTGGACTACCAGGTGGCGGTGAGCATGCTGCAGGGCATCTCGACGCTCGGGGTGGTGCCGCTGGCCCGGGTGCCGTGGAACGACCCGGCGCGCCTGATGAAGATCCTCGACGCGGGCGCCTACGGCGTCATCTGTCCGATGATCAACACCCCGCAGGAGGCCGAGGCGATGGTGCGCGCGTGCAAGTATCCGCCCCGCGGCTACCGGAGCTGGGGACCGGTGCGCGCTTCCCTCTATGCGGGGGGCGACTACGGCGATCACGCCAACGTCGAGACCATCGTGATGCCGATGATCGAGACCGCGGAGGCGCTCAAGAACCTCGACGACATCCTGAGCGTCGACGGCGTGGACGCCATCTACGTGGGCCCCTCGGACCTGAGCCTGGCCATGGGGCTGAAGCCCCGGCTCGACCAGACCGACGCCCCGGTGGTGGACGCCCAGAAGAAGATCGCGGCGGCGTGCAAGCGGCACAACGTGGTCGCGGGCATCCACAACGCCACCGCGACCTACGCGCTCAAGATGATCGCCGAGGGCTATCAGTTCGTGACCCTCGCCAGCGACAGCCGGCACATGGCGGCCAAGGCCGCCGAGGAAGTCGGCATCGTGCGCAAGACCGGCACCAAGACCGGGAAGCTGCCGGCCTACTAG
- a CDS encoding enoyl-CoA hydratase/isomerase family protein, which translates to MTRDGPVMTLTFNRPEAHNALTWNMYDRLYETCEEVDRDDSVRVLVLRGAGGKAFVAGTDISQFQAFERAEDGIAYERDGDRRMARLEAVRKPVIAQVQGFAVGGGFRITTCCDLRIATPEARFGAPIARTLGNCLSMAAYARFVDMFGPSRVKELLFTARLLTAEEAHAAGYVQEIVPADRIEARVATLARQIADHAPITLWVTKESIRRLSASRTLPEDEDLIAATYTSADFREGVRAFLDKRPPRWTGR; encoded by the coding sequence GTGACTCGCGACGGGCCGGTGATGACGCTCACGTTCAATCGTCCCGAGGCGCACAACGCGCTCACCTGGAACATGTACGACCGCCTCTACGAGACGTGTGAAGAAGTCGACCGCGACGATTCGGTACGCGTGCTGGTGCTGCGGGGCGCCGGGGGCAAGGCGTTCGTGGCAGGCACCGACATCAGCCAGTTCCAGGCATTCGAGCGGGCCGAGGACGGCATCGCCTACGAGCGCGACGGCGACCGACGCATGGCGCGCCTCGAGGCGGTGCGCAAGCCGGTGATCGCACAGGTCCAGGGCTTCGCGGTGGGCGGCGGCTTCCGCATCACCACGTGCTGCGATCTCCGTATCGCCACGCCGGAGGCGCGCTTCGGCGCGCCGATCGCCCGCACCCTCGGCAACTGCCTGTCCATGGCCGCCTACGCACGCTTCGTCGACATGTTCGGCCCCTCGCGCGTGAAGGAATTGCTGTTCACCGCGCGGCTGCTCACCGCGGAGGAGGCGCACGCGGCGGGCTACGTGCAGGAGATCGTGCCGGCGGACCGGATCGAGGCGCGGGTGGCTACGCTGGCGCGCCAGATCGCCGACCACGCGCCGATCACGCTGTGGGTCACCAAGGAATCGATTCGTCGGCTCTCCGCGAGCCGGACGCTGCCCGAGGACGAGGACCTGATCGCCGCCACCTACACCAGCGCCGATTTCCGGGAGGGCGTACGCGCCTTTCTCGACAAGCGTCCGCCGCGGTGGACCGGCCGGTGA
- a CDS encoding ABC transporter ATP-binding protein translates to MTTLEARDLTVRFGGVAALAGVSFTVAAGTVTSLIGPNGAGKTTAFNVITGFQRPTQGVVSHDGQPITGWRPHRIAARGLVRTFQKTSLFPALTVRENVLIGLHLQGRVGVVAALTTRRRVRDEERRLGEEADRVIDFVGLGARRHETAPALSYGDQRRLELAVALAARPRLLLLDEPASGMTASEKQSVAALIAKIREQGITVFLVEHDMRLVMGISDRVLVLNYGRLIADGGPAAVQRDPEVIRAYLGSGAHAHA, encoded by the coding sequence GTGACCACCCTCGAGGCCCGGGATCTCACCGTGCGCTTCGGCGGCGTGGCCGCGCTCGCCGGGGTGAGCTTCACGGTGGCCGCGGGCACCGTCACGAGCCTCATCGGCCCCAATGGCGCCGGCAAGACCACCGCGTTCAACGTCATCACCGGCTTCCAGCGTCCGACCCAGGGCGTGGTGAGCCACGACGGCCAGCCGATCACCGGGTGGCGCCCGCATCGCATCGCCGCCCGCGGGCTCGTGCGCACGTTCCAGAAGACGAGCCTGTTCCCGGCCCTCACGGTGCGCGAGAACGTGCTGATCGGCCTGCACCTGCAAGGACGCGTGGGCGTGGTCGCCGCGCTCACCACCCGCAGGCGGGTGCGCGACGAGGAGCGCCGGCTCGGCGAGGAGGCCGACCGGGTGATCGACTTCGTGGGTCTCGGGGCGCGCCGCCACGAGACGGCGCCGGCCCTGTCCTACGGCGATCAGCGTCGCTTGGAGCTCGCGGTCGCGCTGGCGGCCCGGCCGCGGCTCCTCCTGCTGGACGAGCCGGCCTCGGGCATGACCGCGTCCGAGAAGCAGTCGGTGGCCGCGCTCATCGCGAAGATCCGGGAGCAGGGGATCACGGTGTTCCTGGTCGAGCACGACATGCGGCTGGTCATGGGCATCTCGGATCGCGTGCTCGTGCTGAACTACGGACGGCTCATCGCGGATGGCGGCCCGGCGGCGGTCCAGCGCGACCCGGAGGTCATCCGCGCGTACCTCGGATCGGGGGCCCATGCTCACGCTTGA
- a CDS encoding gamma carbonic anhydrase family protein: protein MIRGVPGRTPRVHPEAYVDPAAQVIGDVTIDAGASVWPFTVLRGDQDNFVKLGRNSNVQDNSVLHVTPEFPCIVGDNVTIGHRAVVHACTVMSNCRIGIGAVVLTGAVVEEGAQVGAGALVPPGKVVPAGWLVMGVPAKPVRKMSQDELDDILRNAVEYLDLWHRDYRGQVLHSDISGSDPGS, encoded by the coding sequence ATGATCCGCGGCGTGCCCGGCCGCACCCCGCGCGTGCACCCGGAGGCCTACGTGGATCCGGCCGCCCAGGTGATCGGCGACGTGACGATCGACGCGGGGGCCAGCGTGTGGCCGTTCACGGTGCTCCGCGGCGACCAGGACAACTTCGTCAAGCTCGGCCGCAACTCCAACGTGCAGGACAACTCGGTGCTCCACGTCACCCCCGAGTTCCCGTGCATCGTCGGCGACAACGTGACGATCGGCCATCGGGCGGTCGTGCACGCGTGCACCGTCATGAGCAACTGCCGCATCGGCATCGGCGCGGTGGTGCTGACCGGGGCGGTCGTGGAGGAGGGCGCGCAGGTGGGCGCGGGCGCGCTGGTGCCGCCGGGCAAGGTGGTGCCGGCGGGCTGGCTCGTCATGGGCGTGCCGGCCAAGCCGGTGCGGAAGATGAGCCAGGACGAGCTCGACGACATCCTCCGCAACGCCGTCGAATATCTCGACCTCTGGCACCGCGACTATCGGGGTCAGGTCTTGCATTCCGACATTTCCGGGTCTGACCCCGGGAGCTGA
- a CDS encoding xanthine dehydrogenase family protein molybdopterin-binding subunit, producing MGAKYFGASVKRKEDPRYLRGEGRYVDDIKLPGMLHAAFVRSPYAHARITAIRPEAARRLPGVAHVFTFADLERWMKPLPLFGAIPPGLAARVQVTMRQVGQLAMCRDEVRHVGEIVAMVLASSRAVAEDGCERVEVDYEPLPVLADVITAGEPGAPVLYPEWGDNVALSFKTGFGDVEAALRQADARVRERFVIPRYVGMPIETRGVVAQWDQRDGSLTTWNGTQVVHFVQQGLVAALGLPPSRVRVIAPDVGGGFGTKANGYPEDLLIPAAAIASRRPVKWTEDRREHMMGSAHARAQVHDIEIAARRDGTMLAVRDRIWVDLGAYNSWGIVLPYNTVAHLLGPHRVPNLDVECRGIVTTKTPNAPYRGAGRPETVFAMDRIVDCLARELRLDPAELRRRNYLAQADMPYELNIPYRDGNPLVYDSGDCKASLEDALRAVGYEALRAEQARLRERGIYRGIGLSGYVEGTAIGPYEGATVKLDASGHATVATGACSQGQGHETSFAQIAADALGIPLEWVTVVGGDTAAIPFGVGTFASRSAVNAGSSIHEASGRVREKIVTAAAALLEAAPADIEVADGVVSVRGAPGSATPLAGVIRAAIPTFAKPGVASPDFEATVYHHQPTVTYTNAVHVAVVDVDPGTGAVKLLRYLVAHDCGKLINPVIVEGQIHGGVAQGIGGGLLEEMVYDEQAQLLTGTFMDYLVPTAMEVPAIETVHLEYPSPRNPLGIKGIGEGGAISPPAAIANAVEDALSPWGVRVTRTPLGPSVVLGLLERAGAKPA from the coding sequence ATGGGCGCAAAGTATTTTGGTGCATCGGTCAAGCGCAAGGAAGACCCGCGCTACCTGCGCGGCGAAGGCCGCTACGTGGACGACATCAAGCTGCCCGGCATGCTCCACGCCGCCTTCGTGCGCAGCCCGTACGCGCACGCCCGCATCACCGCGATCCGCCCCGAGGCGGCCCGACGGCTGCCCGGCGTCGCCCACGTGTTCACGTTCGCGGACCTGGAGCGCTGGATGAAGCCGCTGCCGCTCTTCGGCGCGATCCCCCCGGGCCTGGCCGCGCGCGTGCAGGTGACGATGAGACAGGTCGGTCAGCTCGCCATGTGCCGGGACGAGGTGCGGCACGTGGGCGAGATCGTGGCCATGGTGCTGGCGTCGAGCCGCGCGGTCGCCGAGGACGGCTGCGAGCGGGTGGAGGTGGACTACGAGCCGCTCCCGGTGCTGGCCGACGTGATCACGGCCGGCGAGCCCGGGGCGCCCGTGCTCTATCCCGAGTGGGGCGACAACGTGGCGCTCTCATTCAAGACCGGCTTCGGCGACGTCGAGGCGGCGCTGCGCCAGGCCGATGCCCGGGTGCGGGAGCGCTTCGTCATCCCGCGCTACGTGGGCATGCCCATCGAGACGCGCGGGGTGGTCGCGCAATGGGATCAGCGCGACGGCAGCCTCACCACCTGGAACGGCACCCAGGTCGTGCACTTCGTCCAGCAGGGTCTGGTGGCCGCGCTCGGGCTGCCGCCGAGCCGCGTTCGCGTCATCGCCCCCGACGTCGGGGGCGGCTTCGGCACCAAGGCCAACGGCTATCCGGAGGACCTGCTCATCCCCGCCGCGGCGATCGCGTCACGCCGGCCGGTGAAGTGGACCGAGGATCGGCGCGAGCACATGATGGGCTCGGCGCACGCGCGCGCGCAGGTGCACGACATCGAGATCGCGGCCCGCCGTGACGGCACCATGCTGGCGGTGCGCGACCGCATCTGGGTCGATCTGGGGGCCTACAACTCCTGGGGCATCGTGCTGCCGTACAACACGGTCGCCCATCTGCTCGGCCCGCATCGCGTCCCCAATCTGGACGTGGAGTGCCGCGGGATCGTGACCACCAAGACGCCCAACGCGCCGTATCGGGGCGCGGGCCGTCCCGAGACCGTCTTCGCGATGGACCGCATCGTGGACTGCCTGGCCCGCGAGCTGCGCCTGGACCCGGCCGAGCTGCGCCGGCGCAACTACCTTGCCCAGGCCGACATGCCCTACGAGCTGAACATCCCGTACCGCGACGGCAATCCGCTCGTGTACGACAGCGGCGACTGCAAGGCCTCGCTCGAGGACGCGCTTCGTGCGGTCGGCTACGAGGCCCTGCGTGCCGAGCAGGCCCGGCTCCGCGAGCGGGGCATCTACCGCGGCATCGGTCTCTCCGGCTACGTGGAGGGCACCGCGATCGGGCCCTACGAGGGCGCGACCGTGAAGCTCGACGCCTCGGGTCATGCCACCGTGGCCACCGGCGCGTGCAGCCAGGGCCAGGGCCACGAGACCTCGTTCGCGCAGATCGCGGCGGACGCGCTGGGCATCCCGCTCGAGTGGGTGACCGTGGTGGGCGGCGACACCGCGGCCATTCCGTTCGGGGTGGGCACGTTTGCCTCGCGCAGCGCGGTGAACGCGGGCAGCTCGATCCACGAGGCGTCGGGCCGCGTGCGCGAGAAGATCGTCACCGCGGCGGCCGCCCTGCTCGAGGCCGCGCCCGCCGACATCGAGGTCGCCGACGGTGTGGTCTCGGTGCGCGGGGCGCCGGGATCGGCCACGCCACTGGCCGGGGTGATCCGGGCCGCGATCCCGACCTTCGCGAAGCCCGGTGTGGCCTCGCCCGATTTCGAGGCGACGGTCTATCACCATCAGCCCACCGTGACCTACACGAACGCGGTCCACGTGGCGGTGGTGGACGTGGATCCGGGCACCGGCGCGGTGAAGCTCCTCCGTTACCTGGTCGCCCACGACTGCGGCAAGCTCATCAATCCGGTGATCGTCGAGGGCCAGATCCACGGGGGCGTCGCCCAGGGCATCGGCGGCGGGCTGCTCGAGGAGATGGTCTACGACGAGCAGGCCCAGCTCCTCACCGGCACGTTCATGGACTACCTGGTGCCGACCGCGATGGAAGTGCCCGCCATCGAGACGGTCCACCTCGAGTACCCGTCGCCCCGCAATCCGCTCGGCATCAAGGGCATCGGCGAGGGCGGCGCCATCTCGCCGCCGGCCGCCATCGCCAACGCGGTGGAGGACGCGCTGTCGCCCTGGGGCGTGCGGGTGACGCGCACGCCGCTGGGCCCGTCGGTCGTGCTCGGGCTGCTGGAGCGCGCCGGGGCGAAGCCGGCATGA
- a CDS encoding SDR family oxidoreductase gives MAVLDGQVAIMTGGGTGIGRSAALMLAAEGALVVVSGRRKAPIEAVAGEITAAGGRAAARVCDVARPAEARALAAWTVAQYGRVDVLVNNAGHSSKARNVRWVPQDEWDAVVNVNLTGVYALTQAVLPSMIARGGGTIITVSSLAALKPGLIGGAPYGAAKAGVRNLMGHVHTVLREKGIRATTIMPAEVDTPILDNRPLVPDETARATMMQAEDVARAILLCVTLPARTVIEEIVMSPTILRDQSADLRTARDLGATPNVP, from the coding sequence ATGGCAGTGCTCGACGGACAGGTGGCGATCATGACGGGTGGCGGCACCGGCATCGGCCGCTCGGCGGCCCTGATGCTGGCGGCCGAGGGGGCGCTGGTGGTGGTGTCGGGCCGGCGCAAGGCGCCGATCGAGGCGGTGGCCGGCGAGATCACCGCGGCGGGCGGCCGCGCGGCGGCCCGCGTGTGCGACGTGGCGCGGCCTGCGGAGGCGCGCGCGCTCGCCGCGTGGACGGTGGCCCAGTACGGCCGGGTGGACGTGCTGGTGAACAACGCGGGCCACTCCAGCAAGGCCCGCAACGTGCGCTGGGTGCCCCAGGACGAGTGGGACGCCGTGGTCAACGTGAACCTGACCGGCGTCTACGCGCTCACCCAGGCGGTCCTGCCCAGCATGATCGCGCGCGGCGGCGGGACCATCATCACGGTCAGCTCGCTGGCCGCGCTGAAGCCCGGGCTCATCGGCGGCGCGCCGTACGGGGCGGCCAAGGCCGGCGTCCGCAACCTGATGGGCCACGTGCACACCGTGCTGCGCGAGAAGGGCATCCGCGCCACCACCATCATGCCGGCCGAGGTGGACACGCCGATCCTCGACAACCGGCCGCTGGTGCCCGACGAGACGGCGCGGGCCACCATGATGCAGGCCGAGGACGTGGCCCGCGCCATCCTGCTGTGCGTGACCCTGCCCGCGCGCACCGTGATCGAGGAGATCGTGATGAGCCCCACGATCCTGCGCGATCAATCCGCCGATCTCCGGACCGCCCGCGATCTCGGCGCCACCCCGAACGTCCCCTGA
- a CDS encoding (2Fe-2S)-binding protein, which yields MSRTIRLTVNGQEHERAVEPRTTLADFLREDLELTGTHVGCEHGVCGACTVLLDDEPVRSCLMLAVQADSRRITTIEGVAPAEGLHPIQEAFWAKHGLQCGYCTPGIVMSACAFLRERPDPSPEEIREMLAGHLCRCTGYHFIVEAIEAAARALRAADK from the coding sequence ATGAGCCGGACGATCCGGTTGACCGTGAACGGCCAGGAGCACGAGCGCGCCGTCGAGCCGCGCACCACCCTGGCCGACTTCCTGAGAGAGGACCTCGAGCTGACCGGCACTCACGTCGGCTGCGAGCACGGCGTGTGCGGGGCCTGCACGGTGCTGCTCGACGACGAGCCGGTGCGCTCGTGCCTCATGCTCGCGGTGCAGGCCGACTCGCGGCGCATCACGACCATCGAGGGCGTGGCGCCCGCCGAGGGCCTCCATCCCATCCAGGAGGCGTTCTGGGCCAAGCACGGACTGCAGTGCGGCTACTGCACGCCCGGCATCGTCATGAGCGCCTGCGCGTTTCTCCGCGAGCGCCCCGACCCCTCGCCGGAGGAGATCCGCGAGATGCTGGCCGGGCACCTGTGCCGCTGCACCGGCTATCACTTCATCGTCGAGGCGATCGAGGCGGCGGCCCGCGCGCTCAGGGCGGCGGACAAGTAG
- a CDS encoding FAD binding domain-containing protein, with amino-acid sequence MKAAPFEYVAPVTLDDAVGALAGEGGDAKVLAGGQSLIPMLALRLARPTLLVDINHIAGLDGLRESSGTLEIGALVRQRRLERWAASRSDLFAEVLRHVAHPPIRNRGTVVGNVVHADPASELPALLLCLEGVVVARGPRGERTLAADRLYRAPLTTSLGADEVATAVRFALPPAGAGWGFAEVSRRHGDFALVGAVAVLARAAGGPVTRARLAFFGAGGTPMRGVAAERILEGHEPTPTRLGEAARAAAAALSPDDDIHATAAYRRRVAATLAERTLAAALARCGSGA; translated from the coding sequence ATGAAGGCCGCACCATTCGAGTACGTGGCGCCGGTCACCCTGGACGACGCGGTGGGCGCGCTGGCCGGCGAGGGCGGGGACGCCAAGGTCCTCGCCGGAGGACAGAGCCTGATCCCGATGCTCGCGCTCCGGCTGGCGCGGCCGACGCTGCTCGTCGACATCAACCACATCGCGGGCCTCGACGGCCTGCGCGAGTCGTCGGGCACGCTCGAGATCGGCGCGCTCGTGCGGCAGCGCCGTCTCGAGCGCTGGGCCGCGTCGCGCTCCGATCTCTTCGCCGAGGTGCTGCGCCACGTCGCCCATCCGCCGATCCGCAATCGCGGCACCGTGGTCGGCAACGTGGTCCATGCCGATCCCGCGTCGGAGCTGCCCGCGCTGCTGCTCTGCCTGGAGGGCGTCGTGGTCGCGCGCGGGCCCCGGGGCGAGCGCACCCTCGCGGCCGATCGGCTCTACCGGGCTCCGTTGACCACCTCACTGGGCGCCGACGAGGTGGCCACCGCGGTGCGCTTCGCCTTGCCGCCGGCGGGGGCGGGCTGGGGGTTCGCGGAAGTGTCGCGGCGGCACGGCGACTTCGCGCTGGTCGGCGCCGTCGCGGTTCTGGCCCGCGCGGCCGGCGGGCCGGTCACGCGCGCGCGCCTGGCCTTCTTCGGGGCCGGTGGCACCCCGATGCGGGGCGTGGCCGCCGAGCGGATCCTGGAAGGCCACGAGCCCACGCCGACCCGGCTCGGTGAGGCCGCGCGGGCGGCGGCGGCCGCGCTGTCGCCGGACGACGACATCCATGCCACCGCGGCCTACCGGCGGCGGGTGGCCGCGACGCTGGCCGAGCGCACCCTCGCGGCCGCCCTGGCGCGGTGCGGGAGCGGCGCATGA
- a CDS encoding ABC transporter ATP-binding protein, with protein sequence MLTLEDVGVRYGRTRALDGVSLTVSAAEFVCLIGANGAGKTTTLKAISGLVRAAAGRIVFDGREIQRLAPQEILRRGIAHCPEGRRVFPYMTVDENLQMGAYVRTDAADVARDRERVFAHFPILAERRRQPAGTLSGGEQQMLAIGRCLMARPRLILFDEPSLGLAPTVTESVFQIISGIQREGTTVLMVEQNAYMALQLAGRAYVMETGRITLEGPARDLMHNDRVKHAYLGG encoded by the coding sequence ATGCTCACGCTTGAGGATGTCGGCGTACGCTACGGACGCACCCGCGCGCTGGACGGCGTCAGCCTCACCGTGAGCGCCGCCGAGTTCGTGTGCCTCATCGGGGCCAACGGGGCGGGGAAGACGACCACGCTCAAGGCCATCTCCGGCCTGGTGCGGGCCGCGGCCGGGCGCATCGTGTTCGATGGGCGCGAGATCCAGCGCCTGGCGCCGCAGGAGATCCTGCGCCGGGGCATCGCGCATTGCCCGGAGGGCCGCCGGGTCTTTCCGTACATGACGGTGGACGAGAACCTCCAGATGGGCGCCTACGTGCGCACCGATGCCGCGGACGTCGCCCGCGATCGGGAGCGGGTGTTCGCGCACTTTCCGATCCTGGCCGAGCGGCGCCGGCAGCCGGCCGGGACGCTGTCCGGCGGCGAGCAGCAGATGCTGGCGATCGGCCGCTGCCTCATGGCGCGCCCGCGCCTCATCCTGTTCGACGAGCCGTCGCTGGGACTGGCGCCGACCGTCACCGAGTCCGTGTTCCAGATCATTTCGGGCATCCAGCGGGAGGGGACGACCGTGCTGATGGTGGAGCAGAATGCCTACATGGCCCTGCAGCTGGCCGGCCGCGCCTACGTCATGGAGACCGGCCGCATCACCCTGGAGGGCCCGGCCCGCGACCTCATGCACAACGACCGCGTCAAGCACGCCTACCTCGGCGGCTGA
- a CDS encoding CoA pyrophosphatase: MPARLDSALLDRARAHLAAFERRALPDDGRRRAAVAEVLLPDEEGRACFLITRRAATLRRHTGQWALPGGRVDTGETAERAALRELQEEVGLTLDESTVLGVLDDYGTRSGFIITPVVVWAEPDHELVANPHEVAGIYRVPLAELDGPDVPRLISIPESDRPVIQLPLLGTLIHAPTAAVLYQMREVVVHGRPTRVDHFEQPVWAWR, encoded by the coding sequence GTGCCGGCGCGGCTGGACAGCGCGCTGCTCGACCGGGCGCGCGCCCACCTGGCCGCCTTCGAGCGGCGCGCGCTGCCGGACGACGGGCGCCGGCGCGCGGCGGTCGCGGAGGTGCTGTTGCCCGACGAGGAGGGCCGCGCCTGCTTCCTCATCACCCGGCGGGCCGCCACGCTGCGCCGGCATACCGGTCAGTGGGCACTGCCGGGTGGACGGGTCGACACCGGTGAGACCGCCGAGCGCGCGGCCCTGCGCGAGCTACAGGAGGAGGTCGGCCTGACCCTCGACGAGAGCACCGTGCTCGGGGTGCTCGACGACTACGGCACGCGCTCCGGCTTCATCATCACCCCGGTGGTGGTGTGGGCCGAGCCCGACCACGAGCTGGTGGCCAACCCGCACGAGGTCGCCGGGATCTATCGCGTGCCGCTCGCCGAGCTGGACGGGCCGGACGTGCCGCGGCTCATCAGCATCCCGGAGAGCGATCGGCCGGTGATCCAGCTACCGCTGCTCGGCACGCTCATCCACGCGCCCACCGCGGCGGTGCTCTACCAGATGCGCGAGGTCGTGGTGCACGGGCGGCCCACGCGCGTGGACCATTTCGAACAGCCGGTCTGGGCGTGGCGCTGA
- a CDS encoding HAD family phosphatase — protein MTRPAGLILDYGNVLSRPQDQRWFDPAAARIGTTADTLRSAYWQHRQTYDAGLPAREYWQRVLATVGSARAVDALDLAWLIEQDVASWLVHDDEVWALAAGFRARGGRTAFLSNSGPEVMAKLRSERPIDRLFDAVVISCEVGLSKPDPRIYRHCLARLGLEPPQALFVDDRADNIEGAARIGLRTLQFDGPDALARLRSLVG, from the coding sequence ATGACGCGTCCGGCCGGCTTGATCCTCGACTACGGCAACGTCCTGAGCCGCCCGCAGGACCAGCGCTGGTTCGATCCGGCGGCGGCCCGCATCGGCACGACGGCGGACACCCTCCGTTCCGCCTACTGGCAGCATCGCCAGACGTACGACGCCGGGCTGCCCGCGCGCGAGTACTGGCAGCGGGTGCTCGCCACAGTCGGCTCCGCCCGCGCCGTCGACGCGCTTGACCTGGCCTGGCTGATCGAGCAGGATGTCGCGTCTTGGCTCGTCCACGACGACGAGGTGTGGGCGCTCGCCGCCGGGTTCCGAGCCCGGGGCGGCCGCACCGCATTCCTGTCCAACAGCGGGCCCGAGGTCATGGCAAAGCTGCGGAGCGAGCGACCGATCGATCGCCTCTTCGACGCAGTGGTCATCTCCTGCGAGGTCGGCCTGTCCAAGCCGGACCCGCGGATCTATCGCCACTGCCTCGCGCGCCTCGGCCTCGAGCCGCCCCAGGCGCTCTTCGTCGACGACCGCGCCGACAACATCGAGGGCGCTGCCCGCATCGGCCTCCGCACGCTGCAGTTCGACGGCCCCGACGCCCTGGCGCGCCTGCGGTCGCTGGTCGGGTAA